Genomic window (Akkermansiaceae bacterium):
CGATCATGCGGTGGCGCGGCAGGCCGTCCCCCTGCATGAGCACCCGCCAGCCCTTCCGCTTGAAAAAGCCCTCCAGCCGCTGCGCCGCGTCCCGCATCATGCGGTAGCTGGTGAACAGGACGAAGGCGCGGCCCTCGCTCTCGCTCACCGCCTGCCGGATGCCCTCCGCCAGCAGCTCGTCGTAACGCGGCGCGTTCGGCTCCGGCACGGACTTGTAGATCCTCACTTTCATCTGCCGCTGGTAGTCGAAGGGACTGCCGATGCTCAGCGCGCGGCAGCTTTCCGCCCCCACCCGGCCGCGGAAATAGCCCAGCGCCGGATCCCCCACGCCCAGCGTGGCGCTCGTCAGCACCAGGCTTTTCGGCCCTGAGAAAAGCAACGGCCGCAGGCGGTCCGCCACGTTCACCGGTGCGGCGTGCAGGCTGTAGTGGGTCTCCTCCCGGCCACCTTTTTCCACCCAATAGACGCTGTCTTCCGAAGACTGGTCCAGGAAGACGCCCACGGCACCGTGCGCCTCACGCAGCTTCCGCGCGGCGTCCTGGAGTTCCGACTTCGTCGCCTCCGACTCCACATCCGCGGCGATGGCGTCCAGCTCCAGCCACAGGTTCCGCAGCGGCTCCGCCAGCGTGTTCGGCACCATCTCCGGCTGGCGCACGCGGTGTTCCTTCGCGTAGCTCCCGAATGCGGCGGCATCCCCCACCCGGTTGAAGAAACGGTCCGCCGCCACCAGCGTCTCCTCCACCGCCATCATGGCGGAGGCTTTCCGGAAGGACTTCAGCAGCCCCTTCCGCGTCCGCGGATGGTAGAGCCGCTGGAGATCGAACTTCAGGCCGGACTGCGAAAGGCGCAGGCCGAGCTGGACGGCCGCCACCTGCTCGATGGTGTGCGCCTCGTCCAGCACCGCGAAATCATTCGGGAAAAGAAAGCCGGGGGCCTTCGCCGACTCCCCGTCACCGCCCATTTCGTCGGTGTTCATCAGGGCGAAAAAGAGCGTGTGGTTCACCACCACCAGCTTCGCGTCCGCAGCCGCCTTCCGCGCCTCCTGGAAAAAACAATCCCCCCTCGGCCCGCAGTAGCGCGCCGTGCAGAGGTGCGCCTCGCTGCACACCTGCAGCCACACCTTCATCGACGGCTGGAAATCCAGGTCGCTCAACGTGCCGTCGCGCGTGGCCTCCGCCCAGCGGCGGATGGCCTCCAGTTCCTCGCTCTCCGTGGAGGTGAAAAGATCCCCCGCCTGCTCCCGCGCCCGCTTCAGCCGCAGCGGGCACAGATAGTTCTGCCGCCCCTTCAGCAACACCGCGGGCAGTTCCTCCCCCAGCACCTTGCGGACGATGGGGATGTCCTTCCGCACAAGCTGTTCCTGCAGGTTGATCGTGTGGGTGGAAATCACCCCCTTCCGCCCCGTCTCCAGGGCGAAGCGCGCGGCGGGCACCAGATAGGCCAGGGATTTCCCCACCCCGGTCCCCGCCTCCGCCACCAGCGGGGACGCCCTGACCAGCGCCTCCGCCACGGCCACCGCCAGCTCCTGCTGCTGCGGCCGGTATTCGAAGTCCCGGGACTTCGACAGAATCCCCTTCGGTGAAAACGCATGACGCACCGCCTCCCCCAATCCGGGCAGTGGTTGTCCTTCGGTGATGGCGATCATGCGGACCCCATGGCACTCCGCGATCCCCCCTCCTGCCAAGCTCAACTTCAGAGTACGACGACCGGTCTCCCGCCACGGGTGACTATTTCCTGTCCTCCGGGGCGGGGAGCGTCCATACTCACTGCAAAGCTTTCCACCTCATCATACCATCCCATCCATCCCTCGTTCGATCCTGGAGGCTTCCGCTGCTCCTCGCGGGCGCGCTGGCCATGCTACCCGCCGGGGCGGTGGAACTGCCCATGGAGCTGGGCACCCTCACCACCCGCGACCACAAGGTGTATGAGAACGCGAAGGTCGTCGGCGCGGATGCCGTCGGACTCAAGATCACCCATGATGCGGGCACCGCCCGCGTTCCGTTCAACCGGCTGCCGCGGGAGCTGGCCGACAAGTTCCAGGTGAAACCCGGAGCCGCCGCCGAGCAACTGCGCAAGGAAAAGGAAGACGCCGCCGCCCATGACCGGGAGGTCGCGCGGGGCATGGTGGAGGCCAACCGCGAGGCCGCCGACAAAGCCATTGAAAAAGCCCTTTCCGATCCCGCCATACTGGACGCCGCACTCCCGGAGGAAATGCGCCACACCGCCTTCGAGGCCATGCTGGAACCCCGGGACGCGGACGCAGGCAGGCGCATCACCTATCTGGAGAATTTCATCGAACGTACCTATCGGCAGATCGACGCGGCGAAAAAGGAGATCCATCGCCAGTCCGAGCGCGCGACGAAGGCGTTCGAGCAAGGCAAGGTCGAGGAACAGGACGATGTGAAATCCCGCGTCAACGTCAACCGCCGCCCATCCCGGATCTATGCCGGCCTCAGGCACGGCAACCGGATCAACCAGTGGATCAGCAGGGAACAGGAGAAGATCGCGGAAGCCCAGGAACGCATCGCCAAGGCGGCCGCGGAGATCCGGTCGCTGAGGAAATCCGCCGTTTCCCCTGACTGAGGTGTCCTGCCATGTCCGCCATCATCCGCCCGTTCGCAGCCGCAGACACCGGTGACATGTCCGCCCTGATGGCGGATCTCGGCTACCCTTCCACCCCGGAGCAGGTCGCGGAACGCATGCGCTCCATGTCTGCGGACTACTACCATACGCTCGTCGCGGAGGTGGATGGCCGGGTCGTCGGCTTCATCGGTGTCATCGTCCTGCCGGTCTATGAATACTCCATCCCCGTCGGCTGGATCCTCGCCCTGTCCGTCGCGGAGGGCCACCGGCGGAAAGGCATCGGCAAGGCGCTCATCGCCGCCGCGGAGGACGGCCTCCGGTCCCGCGGCATCGAGGACGTCCGCCTCCACAGTGGTCTCCAGCGTGATGACGCCCACGAATTCTACACCCGGCTGGGGTATGACAAGACGGGCTACCGCTTCAAGAAGCGGCTGCTTCCATAACCCCTCACCCGACTCTGGTCCCTCCATGCCGCGACTCTTCATTCTGTTGGTCATTCCTCTGTTGATCACAGCATGCGGCTTCCATGAACCAGTGCGGCCGTCATCCCAGGGCATGACGTCCTACCGGGACCAGTTGGCGGATGCCATCCGCGGCGCGGATACCGTAAGGATCATCGAGCAATCGCATCCCATGGACTTCCTTGGTCCGGAAAGAAAGGCAGCTTTCAGAAAGCCACGCCGCATTTATCGCCAGGCAGACCTCCCACCCGCTGCCGCTTCATTTTTGGAAAGCTCCATCCGCTCGTTGGACGCGCGAACTGAAGATAACCGCACCCGCTGCGCCTTCCTTGATCATCACATCATCCAATTCCGCAACAAAGGAAACACCACCAGCACCCTGCGCATCTGCTTCCAGTGCGGGGACATCACCTGGGATGGCAGCGACCGCCTCCCGCCCAAGCAACTCCTCGGCACGCTCCGTCGCTTCCTCATTTCCCAAGGCTTCCAGCCGGAACGGGATTGGGCGAAGCTGGCGGAAGCGCCGTAAGACGGCAGTCGATGGCGTCAGCCTGTATGGATGATTCATCATCCTCCAATCCCGGACTTCCAAGAAAACGTCCGCGGGTTGCGGAACCGGAACATGATGATGGCTCTCCCCCACCGGACGCCATGGAATGGCATCCCTGCCCGCGCTCTCCTGTCTATTCCGCGTCCTCCCCTCCGCCTCAGTTCTTCTCCGCTCACCAGCGAGAACAAAAAGCCGGTGTCCCGCGAGGAGACACCGGTCCATGAAATCAAGGTGTTGACCTTGCGGAAGGCTTACCAGCCTCCGCCGTAGCCGCCACGGCTGCCGCCGCCACCGCCACGGTTGCCACCGCCGCCTTTGTAGCCACCGCCGCCACCGCCGCCGCCTTTGTAGCCACCGCCGCGGTTTCCACCACCACCGTAACCGCCGCCACCACCGTAACCGCCGCCACCACTACGTGGTGCGGATTGACGGGGTTCCGATGGGTTCACGCGCAGGGCGCGGCCTTGGAAATCGCTGTCATGCAGTGCTTTCACCGCTTCGTCCACACGGGACTGGTCCGCGAGGGTCACGAAGGCGAATCCCTTGGAGGATCCGGTGTCGCGGTCGGTGATGATTTTCACCGATTGCACATCACCAAAAGGAGCGAAGATTTCGTAAATATCAGCTTCTTTGGCGGAATAGGGCAGGTTGCCCACATAAATATCCATATCTATATTTCTTTCGTTTAACGCATTCCTATGACTTGGCGGGGACTTTGCGTTACAGAACCGGTCAAGCTAGACCGGACGGACTTGCCGCTGACGATCAAGCCTCACGCTTATGACCGGAGGATGGGATAAGCAACATGATTCGGAATTTATTTCGCCCGCACGGTAATCCACAACGGTGAAGAATCAGCGGAACCGCTCACTTCCCTCCCTCCCGCGTCGCCAGATATTTCGACAGGTAGTCCCTCCGCTCCGACTTCGAGATCTGGAGGATCCATTCCCGTGCGGCATCGTAGTCGCCGAGGTCCACGGAAACGGCGAAGCCGCCCATCGCCGCGGCGTCCCTGTGTTCCCAGGCCAATGAACCGGCATTCGCCGCATACCAGTCCGCCGCAGCGGCACCATCGATTTTCGCCCATGAGCTGAAGGTATTGCTCAGGTCCATCAGCGGCTGCGGGCCTGCCCGCGCGGCGGCCAGCGCCGCCTCCGGATCCCTCTTCACCCACGCTGACATGAGTGAGCGCCGGTAGGTCTGCAACGCATTCCGGCCATCACCCAGGTCAGGGATGCGCTGCATCGCATCCACCCTCGCGGCGATGTTCATCAGGTTCCCGTTCTTGAGAACCGCCACCATCACTTCCGGGGTCAGCAGGCCCTTTCCGTAGAGATCCGCCACCGCTTCCATCCGCGTGCGCTGCCCCGCCACATCCCCGGTGGCGGCGTCATGCACATGGAGCTGCAGCAGCGGGGAAAGCGTGGTGGCCAGTCCGTTCTTCGTGAAGCCGGCCGCTTCCAGTCTGACGAAGAAGTCTTTGAAACCCGGCGAGGTCAGATATGCCGCCAGTTCCTCCGGCCGGTGACGCTGGCACAGCCCGCGCATCCCTGCGGACATCTCCTGCGGCGACAACGCCAGCAGCTTTTCATAGAGCGCCTGATCCGCCAGCTTGGCATGATGGAAGAACACTTCCAGTTGATGGCTGCGCACCTGCCCCGGCTCACTCTCGATCAATGCCCACGCCTCCTCCGCATGACCAGCCGCACACAGCGCCGCGATCACCTCCCGGGATGCCGCCGCACGCGACCGGATGTCTTCGATGCCCCGGGCCACCACCAATCGCTCCCTCGCTTCGGCGGGGGTGATTCCCACCTTCGGCGGAGCGGGCCTTTCCCGGCGGCTCCGGGTTGATCCCCCAGCCCTGTCACCCGATGCCTGCGACCGCCCCACCTCCCGATGAGATCCCGATTCATCCGGCATCAGAAAGATGCCTCCGCCCCCCAACATCGCCACGACCAACACGCACGCCCCGATCCCTATTCTCCCTTTTGTCATCTGCCACCACCAACGCCTGCGGGAGGGAAAATCCCCCGGGAAAGTTCATGGATCGATCAGTTGGATGTCTGTTGGAGACCCCGGGGCCATTTGGAAAAACCGTACAAGGCCACCAGGGGATCGGAATCACGGGATGATGGGACACCCTCGCCGCCGGACGGCTTGGAAAATCGTCCCTGCCCAAAACGACATCGGCGGGACGCCGATGCCACGGCCTGCTGCGGGACGCAGCAGCCACGCTCGCCTCATCACACGATCTCCCAGCCCTTGCGGATGCTTTCGCGGATGAACTTGTCCGCTTCCGGCATCCCTTTGGCTTTCATCTCCGCCGCGTCCCAGTGGATGGTCTTCTGCATGCGCAGGGAGAGCACGCCCAGCAGCAGGATCTCCGTGAGATGCGCGCCGAAGCCGAACGGGCTGTAGGCTTCCTCGGTGCCCTTGCAGGCGTCGATCCAGTTCCGGTAGTGGCCGCCGGGCAGCCGCTTGATGCGGGCCGCGGGCTTCGGATGGGTGGCGCCTTTTTCCGACAGGATGAGATTCGGCGGGCCGCCATTGCCAGCAGCCCAGATGATGCCCTTCTCACCGATGTAGACACAGCCCCTGCCCGGCAACTTCACGCCTTCCATCAGCGGGTGGGTCACCGGCATGAGGCCGCCATCATACCAGGTGAGCTTCACCGGCGGCCGGTCTCCCTTCGCATCGAACTCGAAATTCACGATTGAGCCATACGGCCCGATATCGGCATTCATGCCGCCCGCGCCGGAGCCTTCGATCCTGGAAGGAAGCTGGAGATCCAGCGCGCGCACCGCGCTGTTCAGGTCATGGCAGCCGATGTCACCGATACCCACGGTGCCGAAGGCCCAGAAATCACGCCAGGCCACCGGGAAATACGCGGGATCGAACGGACGCTCCTCGCACGGCCCCAGCCACAGGTCCCAGTTCAGCCCGGCGGGCACCGGAGCACCTCCCTGCGGCGCGCCTTTCAGACCCGGGTTCCACCTGCCGGTGCCTGCCCACGCATGGACTTCACGGATCGCGCCGATGGCTCCGTCCTGGATCAGCTCGATGGTCTCGCGGGTGCCGTCGGATGAGTGGCCCTGGCTGCCGAGCTGGGTGGCGACACCGGTCTCCTGCGCTACCTTTGCCACGTGGCGGGCCTCCCAGATGTTATGGGTGAGTGGCTTCTGGCAGTAGACGTGCTTGCCCGCGCGCATGGCGTAGGCGGAGACATAGGCATGCAGGTGGTCCGGCGTGGCCACCAGCACCGCGTCGATGTCCTTTTCCTTCTCCAGCATCTCGCGGAAGTCCACGTAGTCCGCGCAACGGAACGCCGGATCCGCCTTCTGGTAGTGGGCCTCGATCTCTTTCTTCACCGGCAGCCGACCGCCCATGCCCTTGTAGTAAAAGGCATCCAGGCTGAAGGAATCCGCGGGGTCCGCGATGGCGATGATGCGCACGTCATCCAGCTTCAGGAGCTGGCGCATGTCCGAACGGCCCTGGCCGCCGGTGCCGATGATGGCCACGTTCACCTTGTCATCCGGCCCCAGCTTGCGCGGTGCGCCGGACGCATGGCGCGGCAGGAAGGTGAAGGCGGCGGAAGCGGCGGCGGTCGCCTTGATGAAGTTTCTCCTGTCGGTCATGCTCATGGCCCATCAATACACCATCTGTCACCACGGCGTTTGCCTCTTTTCGACCGATTCGCACCGCTTATCAGTCAGACCGCGGGGAATCTCAAACCGGTACGGCCCCACGGACATCCTGGACGATCAACTGGAGCGTCGTCCTGCCGCGGAACGTATTGCGGTCGATGGTGAATGCCACATCCCACGGTGGGTCCGGCAGCGCCTTTTCCCCACCGCCGAAGAACACGGCATCCTGCTCATGGTAGCCCTGGCGGAGCATGAAGCGCAGGTGCTGGTTTTTCATCCGCACCGGCGGACGGCTGAGGGAGATGCCCCGTGAAATGAACACCGGCTGCGGGTTCCCGTTGCCGAAGGGCTGGAGCAGGTCATAGCTGTCCATGAACTCCAGGCAGAGCTGGCCGAAGCTGATCTCCGCATCATAGTAGAGCGTCGGCTTCAGTTGATCCTCGTTCGTGTTCCGCCGCACGTATTCGGCGAAGCGGTCGCGGAAGGAAGGAAGCCGCGCTTCCTCGATGGAAAGGCCAGCCGCCATCGCGTGGCCACCGCCTGCCAGCAGGTCGTCACCACAGGCACGGATCGCCTCCACCAGGGACACGCCCTCGATGCTGCGGCCGGAGCCTTTCCCAATGCCGTCACCGTCGATGGCGATGACGAAGGTCGGCTTGTGATACTGCCGCATCAGCCGCGACGCGACGATGCCGACCACCCCCGGATGCCACTCCCGCGAGCCGATCACGATGACCGGGTCCCGGTTCGGAACGAAGTCTCTCTGAAGATGCTCCAGCGCCTGCCTGCGAATGAGGTTTTCATGCTCCTGCCGGGCGCGGTTGTAGTCATCCAGCTTCAGCGCCAGGTCCATGGCCAGCCGCCGGCAGTCGGTGATGAGGGTTTCCAGCGCGTCCTCCGGCACATCCATCCGCCCGGCGGCATTCAGCCGGGGGCCGATGCGGAAGCCGACGTCCATGGAGGTGGCGTGGCCGTTCATGCCCGTCACCTCCTGCAACGCGCGCAGGCCGGGATTGAGCGTTCCGGGCAGGTGGCGCAGGCCGTGGCGCACCAGCAGCCGGTTTTCCCCCACCATCGGCACGATGTCCGCGATGGTGGCGACCGCCACCAGATCCAGCAGTTCCTTGAGATCGAGTGAAACCTGCCGCGTCTTCAGCAGGGCATGGCCCACCTTGAACGCGACACCGGCGGCACAGAGGTAGGTGAAATCATCGCCGCGCTTCGGGTTCACCACCGCCACCGCCGCTGGCAGTTCCTCGGCGGGTTCATGATGGTCCACGATGACCACATCCACACCTTTTTCATTCAGCTCCGCGACTTCCGCGACGGAGACGGTCCCGCAGTCCACCGCGATGAGCAGGTCCGGTTTCGGCCCCTCCCGCATGCAGCGCTCCAGCGCCGCCCGGTTCAGCCCGTAGCCCTCCGATCCCCGCCGCGGGATGAAATGACGCGGCTCCAGCCCGTAGCTGCGGAGGATGCGCCGCATGATGGCGATGGAGGTCACCCCATCCACGTCATAGTCGCCGAAGATGCACACCTGCTCCCCCCGGTCCACCGCCAGCAGGATGCGCTCCACGGCGGCACGCATGCCGGGAATGAGGAAAGGATCCGCCAGATCCGCCAGACGGGGGCGGAGGAAACTTTCCAGCCGGTCTCCGACGGGCAATCCGCGCTGGAGGATGAGGTGCTCCAGGATCGCGGGAAATTCAGCGGAGGAACCGCTTCCGATGGTGTGAAACGGTTCTCCGCGGGCAATCCATCGGAAAGGTTCAGCTCGCATCAACGTCCGGACATTCTAAATACCCCACCGCCCCGGATACAAGATTTGAAATCGGAAAGGGCGCCCGGACCCAATCCGCCGACTGGTGGGACATCCCGTCCAGCGCGACAAAGCGACCACCCTCACTGCGTCACTTTGGCGCAAATTAGGTGTTTCTGTTAGAAAACGGGATGAATTACTTTCTTGATTTCCACCTGAAATCCAATGACTTAGGAAACCCACAGCACCCGTGGCATGTTCCCTGCGAAAGGCTGGCATCATCATTTCCCCGTGCCCGTGCATGGGACCAATCGAAAGGAACCCACTTATGTCAAAAATTCTCGGAATCGACCTCGGAACCACCAACTCGTGTATGGCCGTCATGGATGGCGGTGAGCCAACCGTGCTGGAGAACTCCGAGGGCGCACGCACCACCCCTTCCGTCGTCGCCTTCGCGAAGAACGGCGAACGCCTCGTCGGCCAGGCCGCCAAGCGCCAGGCCGTCACCAACCCGAAGAACACCATCTTCTCCGCCAAGCGCCTGATCGGCCGCAAGTTCAGCGAGCTGACCGAGGCGGACAAGCGCATGCCCTACACCATCGTTGCGGCTGCCAACGGCGACGCCCACATCCAGGTGGAAGTGAACGGCGAGAAAAAGACCTACTCCCCGCAGGAGATCGCCGCCATGGTCCTCGGCAAGCTGAAGGCCGACGCCGAAGCGAAGCTGGGCGAATCCATCAAGCAGGCCGTCATCACGGTGCCCGCCTATTTCAACGACTCCCAGCGGAACGCCACCAAGGCCGCCGGTGAGATCGCCGGTCTGGAAGTCCTCCGCATCATCAACGAGCCGACCGCAGCCGCGCTCGCCTACGGTTTGGACAAGAAGGCCGACGAGAAAATCGCCGTGTATGACCTCGGCGGTGGCACGTTCGACATTTCCGTCCTCGAGATCAGCGAAGGCGTCTTCGAGGTGCTCGCCACGGATGGCGACACCCAGCTCGGCGGTGACGACTGGGACAACACCCTGATCTCCTGGATCGCCGGTGAGTTCAAGAAGGACCAGGGCATCGACCTTTCCGGCCAGCCGGACGCGCTGCAACGGATCAAGGAAGAGGCGGAGAAAGCGAAGATCGCCCTTTCCTCCAGCCAGTCCTACGACATCAACCTGCCG
Coding sequences:
- a CDS encoding ATP-dependent DNA helicase, with the protein product MIAITEGQPLPGLGEAVRHAFSPKGILSKSRDFEYRPQQQELAVAVAEALVRASPLVAEAGTGVGKSLAYLVPAARFALETGRKGVISTHTINLQEQLVRKDIPIVRKVLGEELPAVLLKGRQNYLCPLRLKRAREQAGDLFTSTESEELEAIRRWAEATRDGTLSDLDFQPSMKVWLQVCSEAHLCTARYCGPRGDCFFQEARKAAADAKLVVVNHTLFFALMNTDEMGGDGESAKAPGFLFPNDFAVLDEAHTIEQVAAVQLGLRLSQSGLKFDLQRLYHPRTRKGLLKSFRKASAMMAVEETLVAADRFFNRVGDAAAFGSYAKEHRVRQPEMVPNTLAEPLRNLWLELDAIAADVESEATKSELQDAARKLREAHGAVGVFLDQSSEDSVYWVEKGGREETHYSLHAAPVNVADRLRPLLFSGPKSLVLTSATLGVGDPALGYFRGRVGAESCRALSIGSPFDYQRQMKVRIYKSVPEPNAPRYDELLAEGIRQAVSESEGRAFVLFTSYRMMRDAAQRLEGFFKRKGWRVLMQGDGLPRHRMIEEFRNDVHSVLFGTDSFWTGVDVPGEALSNVVVTRLPFAVPDHPLTASRLEAIEAAGGNPFMDYSVPEAILKMRQGVGRLIRTARDSGLVCILDNRILTKRYGNLFLKALPDAPVEIIG
- a CDS encoding GNAT family N-acetyltransferase; translated protein: MSAIIRPFAAADTGDMSALMADLGYPSTPEQVAERMRSMSADYYHTLVAEVDGRVVGFIGVIVLPVYEYSIPVGWILALSVAEGHRRKGIGKALIAAAEDGLRSRGIEDVRLHSGLQRDDAHEFYTRLGYDKTGYRFKKRLLP
- a CDS encoding RNA-binding protein, which encodes MDMDIYVGNLPYSAKEADIYEIFAPFGDVQSVKIITDRDTGSSKGFAFVTLADQSRVDEAVKALHDSDFQGRALRVNPSEPRQSAPRSGGGGYGGGGGYGGGGNRGGGYKGGGGGGGGYKGGGGNRGGGGGSRGGYGGGW
- a CDS encoding Gfo/Idh/MocA family oxidoreductase, which gives rise to MSMTDRRNFIKATAAASAAFTFLPRHASGAPRKLGPDDKVNVAIIGTGGQGRSDMRQLLKLDDVRIIAIADPADSFSLDAFYYKGMGGRLPVKKEIEAHYQKADPAFRCADYVDFREMLEKEKDIDAVLVATPDHLHAYVSAYAMRAGKHVYCQKPLTHNIWEARHVAKVAQETGVATQLGSQGHSSDGTRETIELIQDGAIGAIREVHAWAGTGRWNPGLKGAPQGGAPVPAGLNWDLWLGPCEERPFDPAYFPVAWRDFWAFGTVGIGDIGCHDLNSAVRALDLQLPSRIEGSGAGGMNADIGPYGSIVNFEFDAKGDRPPVKLTWYDGGLMPVTHPLMEGVKLPGRGCVYIGEKGIIWAAGNGGPPNLILSEKGATHPKPAARIKRLPGGHYRNWIDACKGTEEAYSPFGFGAHLTEILLLGVLSLRMQKTIHWDAAEMKAKGMPEADKFIRESIRKGWEIV
- the recJ gene encoding single-stranded-DNA-specific exonuclease RecJ, with translation MRAEPFRWIARGEPFHTIGSGSSAEFPAILEHLILQRGLPVGDRLESFLRPRLADLADPFLIPGMRAAVERILLAVDRGEQVCIFGDYDVDGVTSIAIMRRILRSYGLEPRHFIPRRGSEGYGLNRAALERCMREGPKPDLLIAVDCGTVSVAEVAELNEKGVDVVIVDHHEPAEELPAAVAVVNPKRGDDFTYLCAAGVAFKVGHALLKTRQVSLDLKELLDLVAVATIADIVPMVGENRLLVRHGLRHLPGTLNPGLRALQEVTGMNGHATSMDVGFRIGPRLNAAGRMDVPEDALETLITDCRRLAMDLALKLDDYNRARQEHENLIRRQALEHLQRDFVPNRDPVIVIGSREWHPGVVGIVASRLMRQYHKPTFVIAIDGDGIGKGSGRSIEGVSLVEAIRACGDDLLAGGGHAMAAGLSIEEARLPSFRDRFAEYVRRNTNEDQLKPTLYYDAEISFGQLCLEFMDSYDLLQPFGNGNPQPVFISRGISLSRPPVRMKNQHLRFMLRQGYHEQDAVFFGGGEKALPDPPWDVAFTIDRNTFRGRTTLQLIVQDVRGAVPV